CGGACACAAATCCGAATGTTTATCCCATTAGCTTCGCTCCTTTCTTTATCTCGGTATAAAATGGGAATGCATGTGTGCTTGTTGTGGATGGGTGCTTGAGTTGTCCTAGTCATTTGTTCCATATGTGGCCTGCTTTGAGATCCGGAGAAGTAAAAATGTGACCAGTCTTCTATACATTTATGCGGTAAGAAAATTTGAGTTTTTGACAAGGCACGCCCTAAAGTGTTCCCTAAAGACTTCTATGTTTTGTTTGTTTTTGAGAAAATCTTAGTTTGTAAATAGCATCTTCAAAATGAATAGTATACATGTGTACTCCTCCCCCCGTCCCCACATGTTATGGCACGCTCTATGGCAACAACGTGTCAAGCAACACTAACTCGAGTGTCACGTGAACTTGACTTCGCATGGCAGGTCATGTGTGTTGTCAAAGATTAAGGAACTATTTTAGTGTCCAATACCATGACTTCTGTTTTTGTAGTTGTTGGTGGTGGTCAATTGTCTCCACAATTAATGCATTCACTTAATTTATTAGTCGGTTCCAAGTATGTTCCCTATGTTCTTGTCATTCTGAGCTGTCCACCTAAAGATCATTTTGTAATGCGGTTGTTTTATGATTTTAACTACTACAAGTACATCACATTGTTGTGATATATTGTTAAAAAAACATTCTGTTATGACATAGAATGTGATATTACCTTTTTTGTCAAGATGGACACTACTACTTGCTTGAAACATAGCGAAACAAAAGAATGATCACATTCATCTAACTTATAAAAAACATCTTCAAACCTTTGGGGCTCGTAGCGACTTCAATGCCCAAATCAGCAATCAAACACTCATCCCTCGGGCATAGCGGATCACACAATCAACCTAGTTTACATACGATGTGATCACTATGATGGCATCTGAGTTGTAGGAAGATGTACAAATTCGAGGGAAGTTGCTCCATTTTTGTGGCGTTCGTGGAAAGTTCACAATATCTTAGGTGATATTGCAAAGAGTTATATATTTTCTTGCAAGATTCGGTTAAACGGTAGGACGTCAAATTTGAAACCCTAGTCAGTAAGAGCAAAGGCAACTCTAACGTGGTGCATCAAAACAGACACACCCAATGCCCGCTAGCACAGAGTCACCAAATTCGGACAACGGGGGTGAGTGAGGCGAACCTAGAGGAAAAACACGTGTGTCGTGAGGACATGTAGTCCAACCGACAGCAGGTCAACACGATTGTCCATACTCCCTCAAAGCTTCCCCTGTTTGCTTCTGGCATACGGGAATTTTTGTGGTCCAGAATGGTCCAAGGACATTCGATGTCTCTCATTAGGTGGCAAAAAGTGGCGGACATTGACGGGCATTTTGATGAACAACGTTGAAGTTTTCTTTTTTAAGGCTAAGAGGATTTTTGTGGTCCAAACTGGTCCGAGGACATTTGATGTCACTAATTAGACGCTAAAAAGTGTCCTGATATTGGTGGCCATTTTGATGAAGAACGTTGGCAACAACATTGGAGTTGCCTTATGCACAGTGGAGTGTTAGCTCtaatgttttgcaaaaaagtccaGAACCCCATGCGAATTTCCGAACCCTCTCGACGACCCGTCTTCTAGTTGCAGACACACCGGGGGTGCAAAACGCAAAACGCACCCACCTCCCCCTTCTTATACCCCGGGGCTAGGGTTTTAGTTGCTCTCTccccgcctcctcgccgcccaACTCCCGCTCTCCTTAGGGCTTCCTCCCTCCTCTccccggcggcgcggcggcgaagTCCAACCAGGCCCCACCGGACCTCCGACCATGGGCGGCGAGAAGGAGAACCTCGACCTCTCCGACCTCAACAGctccctccccgccgccgccgccggtaaCCTCCTCTTCCCCTGACTCGCCCCCTTCCCCCTCGCCGTTCCGCCCCCCTAATCGATCCGTGCTTTCCCTGCAGCCCTCAGCGCCGAGGACCGCGTCGGCCTCGTCAATGCCCTGAAGGTACGGTTACTCGCTGTTCGGCCCAGAGGCATGCCATTTCCCGTTCGATTCCGGCGCGCTTGGTCGTCCTGCGTGTGGGCTCTGATGGTTTCTGGCGTGATTTGGGTCCAGTTACCGCGGCTGCTCATTTCTCCGATCTGTTTTGACTGCAGGACAAGCTGCAGAGCTTGGCGGGGCAGCACGCGGACGTTCTCGAGTCGCTCTCGCCCAATGTCAGGACGCGTGTTGAGTTTCTGAGGGGCATTCAGGTTGAGATGGAATTCTTTCCCCTGCCTTAAATTTTAGCATTCCTGTTGCGATTGGTTTGCTGATGCTCCTGTGCGGGAGTACTTCATGTGGTGAAATGCTGATCTGAAATGAATACAGTGATTTTATTTGTATTAGGTGCCATTGATTTGTAAGGACTAAATTCCTTTGTTCTGTTATATGCTAGCTAATTTGTTTTTAGTCCAGTAGTTTTAGTTTCTGTACTCCCTTTTAGGGGATCACAATTACTCGTTGATCGGTTGTGTTGATCAGGCTAGTTAAGTTCTGATATGGAAACGAAACTACTCGGTTCCTTGCCATTTGCTTACAAAGATGGATGTTATTCTTTGGCAGAAGAACTATGTCGGTTTGTAGATTAGACCTACTTATGTGTTTACGAGTGAGGCAAGGAATGTGAATCCCAAGTCATCAGGACGGCAAACACAGAATAAGCCAGGATATGGATTATGAACTGAAAAAGTACTTGTGGAGTTCAATACTGAATAGAGACATTATGTCCTATTCCGCTGCCATGAGTATCTACTTTAAGACTATCGCATTGCCTACAGCCTAGAATTAGCTTCATGGAAATTCTTGTTTGACCCAAACAACATTCTGAATTTGCCATTCAAATTTCAGTGCTGAGCTGAAGAACCTAATGCAATGTTTTGCCTCATGGTAAAGCGAGCCAAGCTTTTGTATTTTATATGAGGCCTTCTAGGAGTTTGCTTTATGTTTGCAGGTTTGGAACTGTAAATATTTGCTAGGTTGAGATGTAGGATCAAATGATTCAAACTCTGTTAGCATTTTTTGGTGCTAGCATGTATAACGACATTGGTTGGACCAACTTTAGACAAGCTACATCATTTGTATTGTTCCAATTTCCTAGCGTTTTTGTGTGTGCAGTCAACCTTATTGCTTCCAGTTTGTCCTGTATCATATCAGTTATCCATGGTGAATCTTTGAAAAGTTCCATTTCTATGCATGTTTTGTTGGATCAGAGTAGATCAATGTCTTGAGTAAATTTCCTATTTCATTGTATGATATTTGGTTGCCCCAGAGAATTAACATTTATCCGTGTAATACTTCAGAGCCAACATGATGAGATTGAGACGAAGTTTTTTGAGGAACGGGCTGCCCTTGAAGCCAAGTACCAGAAGCTGTATGAACCATTGTATGCTAAGGTATGCTTATTCCATGTTTATAACATTTCAGGCTAATATATGAAAAGATATAACTTCTGTCCATTTCCTTATGTGCAAATTGTTCCATTGTTTTGCGTTGTTTCAGAGGTATGACATTGTAAATGGAGTTGTGGAGGTTGATGGTGTTGCTAAAGAACCTACCAGTGAAAATGCTGCTGAGGGGGGAGATTCAGATGGTATGAAATCAAAGTTTGCACTTCCTCTTAGAGATCACCATTCTGATGTGCTGTTAACCTCTTTTTCAGCTAAAGGAGTCCCAGATTTTTGGCTCACTGCTTTGAAAACAAATGACGTGCTGACTGAGGAGGTAATTCGCAGTGTGCTGTATTTTTAGGTGTTCTTTTAGCTCCCTTAATGCATTTCTGACTGTATACTTGCTTAATTCTAGATCCAAGAGCGTGATGAGCCTGTTTTGAAATATCTAAAGGATATCAAGTGGTCTAGAATTGATGACCCTAAGGGTTTCAAGCTTGAGTTTTTCTTTGATACAAACCCTTTCTTCAAGAACTCTGTCCTAACAAAATCCTATCATATGGTTGATGAGGATGACCCAATTTTGGAGAAAGCAATTGGGTTGGTATTTCTTTACCTATTAGTTGTTGTTTTCATGTATAGGGTTCTCATGTTCCATTATAAATGATAAACTGTGTGTGCATCCATTATTAGCCTCACACATCATGTGTACTGCAGGACTGAAATTGAGTGGTATCCTGGGAAAAATGTGACACAGAAGATTCTAAAGAAGAAACCCAAGAAAGGTTCAAAGAACACCAAGCCTATTACTAAAACTGAAGAGTGCGAGAGCTTCTTCAACTTTTTCAGCCCCCCACAAGTACctgatgatgatgaggacatTGATGAAGAAGCCGTATGTTCAAGATTTATTGTTTGATTCACAGAGAGCACACTATGCTTTGTTCACAATTCATACTAAACTTATTCTTCCAATCTGTGATGTAGGCTGATGAGCTTCAGGGTCAAATGGAGCATGATTATGACATTGGGTAAGTGCTGTTCATCATCTGCTGAATTTTTTAAATGGGAACCAGAGATCCTTGCCCTGCATATAATTCCATTCCATTTCTGCACATTGAGCTGTATATTATGGCCTAGCATAGTGCCCCTCTTGCTGATTTCGTGCTGCTGTTGGAATTTGACTTGTAGGTCTACCATAAGGGACAAGATCATCCCTCATGCTGTTTCTTGGTTTACTGGTGAGGCTGTGCAAGCTGAGGATTTTGATGATATGGAAGATGGTGACGAGGATGACGacgatgaggatgatgatgatgaagaagatgacgaggaggatgaggacgaggacgaagacgATGATGAAGACGAGGAAGAGCTAAGCAAGCCAACGAAGAAGGTAATCTTATCTTGCAGCCATAGAAGTACCTATCTCTGCTCTCTGCAACATCACTCTGTTCAACTGGCCTTGTTAACACATTTCTTTTGTATTTGACTGGGCAGGTGGCGGGCAAACCGAAGGTACAAACTCTACACTAATAATCTCAAACACTTGCCTGGTTCCAGTTTAGCAATGATATCATCATCTTACAATGCATGGTACATCGTCCGCCAGGGACCTGCGAAGGGTGGCGCACAAGGGAACGCTGAGCAACCGACCGAGTGCAAGCAGCAGTAGAACTTTGTGGATGCAGTTGTTGCAGTATTTTCCATTGAACTGCCCAGGGTGGAGGAGCTTTTATGCTGGTTGTGTTGTGCACGGGTGAGACGTCTGGTGTGGATATTTACCGTAGGCATGGTTTTGTATCTGGTGGCGAGGTGATTGTGCTGGTGTGGATGGATGGTTTGGGACGGTCATGTTAGCGTGTTATTCTTATTATGGTCTCTAGCTATATGCAGTCGAAGGATACCCTAAGATTGTGTAATTATATTTGAACTCGTAATAGAGCCTTTTAGTATTATATTTATGCCATTATATCGTGTTTATTGTGATATGCTAGGTTGGCGATCTACATGGCTGTAGTGTTCTACAGTATACAGAATGTTCGTAGATTGCATTAGAGATAACTCAGTCGGAGGGAAGCACTTTGATCTTGTTAGTTCCCAAGTCATTTTCCAGGGTGTTGGTTTTTATGTTCCCCTTGTAGTGGTCGGCTAGATTCATATAGGATAACATACACATATCTTATTGAAGTTGACGTAAAGCACTTACATCACTCATTTGCCCTTGCAAATCTAAACAGCAGTAACGGATTTCACTTTTATTGACATGAACGAAATAGAGAATTTTGAGAAAAAAAAGGAGCAAATCGCCTCTCCACGGCGAAGcataaggccaactccaacgcacgaccccaaatggCCCGCCCGCGTCCCTTTGGGGGTAAACAAACAAAGCAGGCCTTGTCGGGGAGACAGACACCCCCCTTCTTTTCCTCTACTTCCCTCCCCCCTCCCTCGACattgccgccgccaccgccctcCCCGTCCGCGTCGCCTTCCACAAGGGCCATCCCAACCAGCACCATGCCATGACATAGTTGTCTCCGCACCGGCGTTCCGAAAAGCATTTGGCGGGCGTTCTCCTTGGTGCCGGTGGGAGAGATATTGTTAGGGCATTTCCCATCTTTATGTTTTGGGTGATCATGACAACTCTCCTTATGGTCTAATCGTGTGCCAAGTTCTTTAGGTACTCTATGTTTAGGTACAAGTCGGTTAGGCATTCCCTCTAGACGAAAAAGATCAAGACGACGTTTCCTGCGTGTTTATTTCTTTGGCCGTAGGAAacccgtactattaagagggaatcCACATCGGAAGGTATTGGGTGAATCAATGCACGTACACACTTCTCTTCACCCACCTTTCCCTTCCGTTTGAGTAGAGAGAGGTCCCCTTGTTCCCTTCTGAACCAGTGTTTTCACCTCCTAGCGGTTGTACTGCCCACTAGGGCGGTTGTACCGCCTGCCCTGTTATACCGGCTCAACCACCGGCCAAGGGGTGATACCCTGGGGTTGCACCTCCCAGGTACATGCCCAACTGTTGTATTGTTGCCCCAGGGCGGTGGTACGACCTCTACTCTGGGTAAACCCAGGAGTTGCTCCACGGGCGGTTGTACCGGCGGGTACCGCCCAACCACCGGATTTGCTTCTATGATGGGGCGGTCCTTGGGCGGTGGTGGCCTGGTTGTCCCGGTTATGCTCTGCTAACCGGTACTACCGGTGTTCGGAGCAGTTCTATCGCTCGGGACTTAGCCACATCCGGTTCTAGGGCCAGGCGGTAGTTCCGGTGCAACTACCGCTCGACCACCTCCCATAGGGGTGACTCCCTTCTGTTTCAAAGGCGGTTTTTGAGCGGTAGGCGAGCGGTTGGTCCGGTTACTCTTTGTTaaccggtactaccgctcatgcgACCGGTTGTACCGCTTGTTAGGGTTTCTGTAGCTTACCCGTGAATCCCGGTTGTACCGGGGTCatgagcggttgtaccgctgcagTGTAAAAACTGCTGTAACGGTTGGAAAATGGGGGtgcctatataaaggggtctcTTCCACTATCTCCTTAcctcttgcctctctctctcctccattaatgcccttcaagctttcttgcccgatctctctccctagccactCAAACTCATTGATTTGCTATGGATTGAAGGAGACCTCGATCTACACTTCCACGAAaggaaatttgattcccccatactttcttgtgtggattttgttactcttgggtgtttgagcactctagatggttgaggtcacctcggagccacattccattgtggtgaagctccgtggtttcgttgggagcctccaattcggttgtggagagagccccaaccttgtttgtaaaggtccggttgccaccttcaagggcaccactagtggaatcacggcatctcgcatggtgtgagggcgtgaggagaatacggtggccctattagcttcttggggagcattgtgcctccgcACCGCTCCCACGGAGAagtacttcccctcaaagggaaggaacttcggcaACACATCCTTGCcttcaccggctccacttgtggttatctcttacctttactttatGCAAGCCTTACTTGTGTTGTATTCTTGGCTTGCTCTTGTCGTTGTTATTACTcccatcatataggttgctcacctagttgcacatcTAGACAACCTAATTGTTGCTAAACCTAATTTGTGAAGAGAAGTTAAAAAAtggtagttgcctattcaccccactctagtcaaccatatcgatcctttcagatACTAGGACCGTCGTCCCCAACCTCCTCCCTCCGGCCGTTCTTTGCCGCAAGGTGCCCTCCAGCACCACCGACCCCCAAAACCTTGCTTTGCTGCCCGCGAGGGGAGCAGGACGTGCACTATCCAGTCGCGCCCCCAGCACGACCGCAAGGCATTCGCTGGATTGCTCACAAGGTACAATGGATAGCGGTGATGAGTTTTTCTTTCACAACTTCATTTGCTCATCGGATGATTCATCCTCGGATGATGAAGAGCTGGCTGCTGCGTTGGTCGTACATGAACACATTAGTAGGAAGCGGCCTCGGTACATGGGATCAATCACCAGCCATGTTCCGGCCTTCAACCGCAATAGGGAGAAAGGCCACACCCTTCTCTATGCCGATTACTTTAAGGATGGTGCAACTTCAGGCCACATCAATTTCGTTGCCGATTCCGAATGAGAAGGCATGTGTTCTATCGTATTCGCGAGGGAGTGGTCGCGCATGACCCATACTTtgagtgcaaagaggatgcccTAAGCAAGCTTGGTTTCTCTTCATATCAGAAATGCATTGCGCCTATCCGCATGCTTGCATATGGAATTCCTGGTGATCTTTGTGGATGAGTATGTTTGATGAGTGAGTCCACATGTCTCCTCTCAATGCATAGTTTTTGCACGGCCGTGGTGGAAGTGTTCGGCCCTGAGTACCTCAAAGAGCCAACTGTCGCTGATACAGAGAGGTTGTTGGCGATCAATGCCGAGAGGGGCTTTCCGGGCATGCTTGGTAGTATAGAATGTATGCACTGGAAGTGGAAGAACCGTCCATTTGCTTGTCAGGGGCAGTACAAGGGTGGGTGAAAGGTGCCACTGTTATACTTGAAGTTGTGGCTTCATAAGATCTCTGGATATGGCATTCTTTCTTTGGCATGGCTGGTTCTCAGAATGATATTAGTGTTCTTCAGCAGTTTCCGGTGTTTGCAAGGCTTGCAGAAGGCCACTCCCCGGAGGTCAACTTTGAGGTCAATGTCCACCATTACAACGAGGGATATTACCTAGCTgatggtatctatcctcagtggtCCACTCTTGTGAAGACCATACCCAACCCGCAAGGAGAGAAGAGACAGAGGTTTGCCCAAATGCAggagagtgctaggaaggatgtggaGCGTGCTCTCGGTGTGCTTCAGTCTCGGTGCGC
This sequence is a window from Aegilops tauschii subsp. strangulata cultivar AL8/78 chromosome 7, Aet v6.0, whole genome shotgun sequence. Protein-coding genes within it:
- the LOC109765550 gene encoding nucleosome assembly protein 1;1 isoform X2, giving the protein MGGEKENLDLSDLNSSLPAAAAALSAEDRVGLVNALKDKLQSLAGQHADVLESLSPNVRTRVEFLRGIQSQHDEIETKFFEERAALEAKYQKLYEPLYAKRYDIVNGVVEVDGVAKEPTSENAAEGGDSDAKGVPDFWLTALKTNDVLTEEIQERDEPVLKYLKDIKWSRIDDPKGFKLEFFFDTNPFFKNSVLTKSYHMVDEDDPILEKAIGTEIEWYPGKNVTQKILKKKPKKGSKNTKPITKTEECESFFNFFSPPQVPDDDEDIDEEAADELQGQMEHDYDIGSTIRDKIIPHAVSWFTGEAVQAEDFDDMEDGDEDDDDEDDDDEEDDEEDEDEDEDDDEDEEELSKPTKKVAGKPKGPAKGGAQGNAEQPTECKQQ
- the LOC109765550 gene encoding nucleosome assembly protein 1;1 isoform X1, which encodes MGGEKENLDLSDLNSSLPAAAAALSAEDRVGLVNALKDKLQSLAGQHADVLESLSPNVRTRVEFLRGIQSQHDEIETKFFEERAALEAKYQKLYEPLYAKRYDIVNGVVEVDGVAKEPTSENAAEGGDSDGMKSKFALPLRDHHSDVLLTSFSAKGVPDFWLTALKTNDVLTEEIQERDEPVLKYLKDIKWSRIDDPKGFKLEFFFDTNPFFKNSVLTKSYHMVDEDDPILEKAIGTEIEWYPGKNVTQKILKKKPKKGSKNTKPITKTEECESFFNFFSPPQVPDDDEDIDEEAADELQGQMEHDYDIGSTIRDKIIPHAVSWFTGEAVQAEDFDDMEDGDEDDDDEDDDDEEDDEEDEDEDEDDDEDEEELSKPTKKVAGKPKGPAKGGAQGNAEQPTECKQQ